TGCAGGGGGTGTCCCCTGAGTGTTGGTTTGTAGCCTGGAAGTTCAGGCATGGTTTCATCGTATTCTTCAATTTCCTGTTCCTGCACATCCTTCGGCAGGTCTATGACCACCGGACCCGGTCTTCCTGTCCTTGCTATGTGGAAGCTTGCCCTGACCATTTCAGGTATCTCACTGGCATCTGAGGGCTGGAAGCTGTGTTTCGTGATGGGCATGGTTATCCCTATCATATCCACCTCCTGGAAGGCATCGTTCCCGATGAGGTGTGTGGGGACCTGTCCGGCTATGGCAACCACCGGGGAGGAGTCCATGTATGCTGTTGCGATGCCTGTCACGAGGTTTGTGGCCCCGGGCCCTGATGTTGCTATGCACACACCAACCTTTCCTGAGGCCCTTGCGTATCCGTCTGCAGCGTGGGCCGCGCACTGCTCATGTCTTACAAGGATGTGTCTTAGTTCAGAATCATAGAGCATATCATAGAGTGGCAGTAGCTGTCCACCGGGATACCCGAATACGGTGTCTGCTCCCTGATCCAGAAGTGATCTGATTATTGCCTGGCCACCTTTCATTGGTAACACCTGAACCAATTTATCATTATTATTAATGACATATTTCTTATAAATATATACTAAGTAAGTGCTAAGATTATATAAAACAATTGGAAGATTTAAGTTTATTAAATATTCCTGGAGGATTACCAATGAAAATACTTGTTGTGGGAACAGGAGCAAGGGAACATGCCATATGCAGTGCACTGGCAGATGAATCCACAGTATATTCAGTGATGTCCAACAGAAACCCTGGCATATCAAGGATAGCCACCGAATTCCTCATAGCCCCCGAGGTTGACATAGAAAAGGTTGTGGGCTTTGCAGTGGAAAAGGGAGTTGACATGGCATTCATAGGCCCGGAGGCCCCCCTCGAGAAGGGAATAGTTGATGCACTTCTGGAGGCCGATATACCTGCAGTAGGCCCCACAATGGGGGCTGCAAGGATCGAAACAGACAAATCCTTCATGAGGGACCTCTTTGAAAAGTACAGAATCCCTGGTTCAATAACCTACAGGGCATTCAGTGACCTTGATGAGCTCAGGGAATTCATGGACCACTTTGATGGCGAGGCGGTTGTAAAACCCGTGGGGCTTACCGGTGGAAAGGGTGTTAAGATCGTCGGCGAGCACCTCAGGGACAACACAGAGGCCCTTGAATATGCAGAGGAGGTTATCAAAAACCGTATAGGCGGCCATGCCGGTGTTGTTATAGAGGAAAGGATCATCGGTGAGGAGTTCACAGTACAGGCATTCTCTGATGGCGAGAGGATCCTACCGATGCCTGCAGTCCAGGACCACCCCCACGCATATGAAGGAGACCAGGGCCCGATAACCGGGGGGATGGGTTCATATTCAGATAAAGACGGGCTCCTGCCATTCATGACAGAGAAGGACTATGAAGAGGCAGTTCAGATAATGCAGAAGACAGTAGAAGCAATAAAAAGGGAGGAGAGCCCCTATAAGGGCATCCTTTACGGGCAGTTCATGCTATCAGCCGACGGACCCAAACTCATCGAGTACAATGCACGCTTCGGTGACCCTGAAGCAATGAACGTCCTGCCCCTCCTTGAATCAGGGATGGTTGAGATATGTGAGGGGATAGTTGAAGGTAACCTGAAATCAGCAAGCTTCAGGAACCTCGCCACGGTCTGCAAGTACCTGGTCCCTGAGGGTTACCCTGATGCAGGTGTTGCCGGTGCCGAGATAAGGGTTGATGAGGACAGGATAAGAGATATGGGTGTCATAACCTACTATGCAACTGTTAACCAGGAGGACAGCAGGATATACACCTCCTCCTCAAGGGCACTTGCACTGGTGGCCATTTCAGATGACATATACTCTGCAGAGGAGCTCTGTGAGGAGGCGGCAGGGCATGTTCATGGCAAACTCTACCACCGACGGGATATAGGTACAAGGGAGCTTGTGGAAAAACGGATTAAACATATGGAGGACATAAGGTCCTCCTGATGGAGCTGAGCAGATGAAACATCTACTATCGGTATGTGACATGAAGGACCAGGTCATGGATCTGCTGGACCTGGCAGACAGTTACAAGGCAGGTAAGATCAGAGAGAAGGTGCTGGAGGACATGACCCTTGCAATGATATTTGAGAAGTCCTCAACAAGGACAAGGGTTTCATTCGAGGTGGGGGCTTCACAGATGGGGGCGCAGCCCCTCTACCTGTCGGCTTCTGACCTTCAGCTCGGACGCGGCGAGCCCATAGCAGATACAGCACGGACCCTCAGCAGGTACGTTGACGGCATAATGATAAGGGCAATAAGGCACACTGATGTGATTGAACTTGCAGAGAACGCATCCGTACCGGTTATAAACGGATTAACAGACCTTGAACACCCATGCCAGGCCCTGGCAGACATGCAGACCGTAAGGGAAAAGAAAGGGGGATTTGACGGGACCCTTGTTTTTGTCGGTGATGGTAACAACGTCTGCAACTCCCTCCTCATCATAACCTCTATTCTCGGCATGGACATGAGGGTGGCATGCCCTGAGGGCTATGAACCGGACCCCGGTATCGTGGCGAAGGCCAAAAAAATAGCTGAAGAGACAGGGTCCCAGATAAGGATACTCCATGATCCAGAGGAAGCAGTAAGAGGGGCTGATGTGGTTTATACAGACGTCTGGGTCAGCATGGGATATGAGGATGAGGCGGAAAATCGTATGAAGGTTTTCAGACCATACCAGGTTAATTCAGGGCTCATGGACATTGCAGGGGATGATGCCATATTCATGCACTGCCTCCCTGCAATAAGGGGGCAAGAAACGACGTCCGAAGTCATAGACGGTCCAAGGTCTGTTGTATGGGACCAGGCAGAGAACAGGCTCCACGCCCAGAAGGCCATAATGCACTGGCTTCTTACAGGTAAGATCCAGGACTGGTAATGGCCTGAATCCAGGGAGTCATGGAAGCCTTCATCATGGGGCTAACTGAGGATTGGTAACAGAGCCTGGAGCCCCCTGTAATGGGATCGGCTGGAGCCACAACCACACAGGCAACTGAAGAGCTGAACGGTCCGGCGGCCGAAGCATCTAAAACCATTACTTTTTTATTTGAAGTTAATCGTCCTGCTTCAGGGGCTTGAATGATTCACAAGCTGACCGTTACCTTTTCATTTGAAGGAGGAGGGTTACATGGTCTCCGGGGCCTCTATCCCCAGAAGACCGAGGGCATTTCTGATGGTTTTTCTAACTGAATCAACAAGTCTGAGTCTCGCACCCTCAAATTCAGATCCCATAACGGGAGTGGACCTGTAGAAACTGTT
The sequence above is drawn from the Methanothermobacter wolfeii genome and encodes:
- the purD gene encoding phosphoribosylamine--glycine ligase, which translates into the protein MKILVVGTGAREHAICSALADESTVYSVMSNRNPGISRIATEFLIAPEVDIEKVVGFAVEKGVDMAFIGPEAPLEKGIVDALLEADIPAVGPTMGAARIETDKSFMRDLFEKYRIPGSITYRAFSDLDELREFMDHFDGEAVVKPVGLTGGKGVKIVGEHLRDNTEALEYAEEVIKNRIGGHAGVVIEERIIGEEFTVQAFSDGERILPMPAVQDHPHAYEGDQGPITGGMGSYSDKDGLLPFMTEKDYEEAVQIMQKTVEAIKREESPYKGILYGQFMLSADGPKLIEYNARFGDPEAMNVLPLLESGMVEICEGIVEGNLKSASFRNLATVCKYLVPEGYPDAGVAGAEIRVDEDRIRDMGVITYYATVNQEDSRIYTSSSRALALVAISDDIYSAEELCEEAAGHVHGKLYHRRDIGTRELVEKRIKHMEDIRSS
- the argF gene encoding ornithine carbamoyltransferase, with the translated sequence MKHLLSVCDMKDQVMDLLDLADSYKAGKIREKVLEDMTLAMIFEKSSTRTRVSFEVGASQMGAQPLYLSASDLQLGRGEPIADTARTLSRYVDGIMIRAIRHTDVIELAENASVPVINGLTDLEHPCQALADMQTVREKKGGFDGTLVFVGDGNNVCNSLLIITSILGMDMRVACPEGYEPDPGIVAKAKKIAEETGSQIRILHDPEEAVRGADVVYTDVWVSMGYEDEAENRMKVFRPYQVNSGLMDIAGDDAIFMHCLPAIRGQETTSEVIDGPRSVVWDQAENRLHAQKAIMHWLLTGKIQDW